The following are encoded together in the Bacillus cereus group sp. RP43 genome:
- a CDS encoding methyltransferase domain-containing protein has translation MSKEELVKQQFGSNAEKYVKSKIHAKGPDLQYVVQQVETRHNTRLLDIATGGGHVVNLLAPMFKEVVALDLTEKMLEKAKGFIEGNGHENVSFVAGNAENLPFADESFDTITCRIAAHHFVDPLQFIFEVNRALEDNGLFILIDNVSPENTEFDTFYNFIEKKRDPSHERALKKTEWITLLEKHGLQMQSCHTFDKKFDFDWWCDMMDVPLQKRVKLTECMMKASNEMQEFFKIQFENNKIESFYTEMALFVCNKSSTLKR, from the coding sequence ATGAGTAAAGAAGAACTTGTGAAACAACAATTTGGTAGTAATGCAGAGAAGTATGTGAAAAGTAAAATTCATGCAAAAGGACCAGATTTACAATATGTAGTTCAGCAAGTTGAAACTCGTCATAATACTCGTCTTCTAGATATTGCTACTGGTGGTGGACATGTTGTAAATTTGTTAGCCCCAATGTTTAAAGAGGTAGTCGCTCTTGATTTAACAGAAAAAATGTTAGAAAAAGCAAAAGGTTTTATAGAAGGGAACGGGCATGAAAATGTATCATTTGTAGCAGGAAATGCAGAAAATTTACCATTTGCTGATGAATCCTTTGATACAATTACATGCCGAATTGCAGCACATCACTTTGTTGATCCCTTGCAATTTATTTTTGAAGTAAATCGAGCGTTAGAAGATAATGGATTATTTATATTAATTGATAACGTTTCACCAGAAAATACTGAATTTGATACATTTTATAACTTTATAGAAAAGAAGAGAGATCCAAGCCATGAACGAGCTTTGAAAAAAACAGAATGGATTACTTTATTAGAGAAACATGGTTTGCAAATGCAGTCATGTCATACTTTTGACAAGAAGTTCGATTTTGATTGGTGGTGTGATATGATGGATGTACCTTTGCAAAAACGTGTAAAGTTAACAGAGTGTATGATGAAAGCATCAAATGAAATGCAGGAATTTTTCAAAATTCAATTTGAAAATAATAAAATAGAATCGTTCTATACTGAAATGGCACTGTTCGTATGTAACAAAAGTTCAACATTAAAAAGATAA
- a CDS encoding DUF3970 family protein yields MIRVRIEGTEEEMLEFLEEMPDIPGFEKTHMREPRKGNNPKYDSSKNVLAYLSYKKIEVANK; encoded by the coding sequence ATGATTCGTGTACGTATTGAGGGAACTGAGGAAGAGATGCTTGAATTTTTAGAGGAAATGCCTGACATTCCTGGGTTTGAAAAAACACATATGAGAGAACCGAGAAAAGGGAATAATCCGAAATATGATTCAAGCAAAAATGTATTAGCGTATTTATCGTATAAGAAGATTGAAGTCGCCAATAAATAG
- a CDS encoding GlsB/YeaQ/YmgE family stress response membrane protein: MIWYLIVGGILGWFASLITGKDVPGGVIGNIIAGIIGSWLGTLLLGKFGPVIGGFAIIPALIGAIILIFIVSFLLRAIRK; this comes from the coding sequence ATGATTTGGTATTTAATCGTCGGTGGTATATTGGGATGGTTTGCAAGTTTGATTACTGGAAAGGATGTACCGGGCGGTGTAATTGGTAATATTATTGCGGGTATTATCGGTTCTTGGCTTGGTACGTTATTACTTGGTAAATTCGGTCCTGTTATAGGGGGATTTGCAATTATTCCAGCTTTAATAGGTGCGATTATTTTAATCTTCATCGTGAGTTTTCTATTACGAGCAATACGGAAATGA
- a CDS encoding chorismate mutase: MLVDVKHFIKAAGLTVITSLSGDNTLAHNFETVKSTFTTYIKKLRLTF, encoded by the coding sequence ATGCTCGTAGATGTAAAACATTTTATAAAAGCAGCAGGATTAACTGTTATCACATCGTTAAGTGGAGACAATACATTGGCTCACAATTTTGAAACTGTAAAAAGCACTTTCACTACATACATAAAGAAGTTAAGATTAACCTTTTAA